One part of the Cottoperca gobio chromosome 14, fCotGob3.1, whole genome shotgun sequence genome encodes these proteins:
- the LOC115019189 gene encoding trafficking regulator of GLUT4 1-like, translating to MAINTDAAFEKSALGEREVSNPTDFQDTEKLLSTATTEPIGQNNIKQSDSFSLIIRGSVRSLDADQNGHRSPLKSGSIGQLATPPRSLSRLSLGQLPSPVPPGSAPPSYLWLAVLSCLCPAWPLNIYALWYAHVSRSVLHTGDIEGAKKYGRLSMLLSFLSILLGVAVIIFLVLTLELQM from the exons ATGGCTATCAACACGGACGCTGCCTTTGAGAAAAGCGCCCTCGGTGAGAGGGAAGTTTCCAATCCCACCGACTTCCAGGACACGGAGAAGCTGCTAAGCACCGCGACCACCGAGCCCATCGGGCAGAACAACATCAAACAGTCCGACTCCTTCTCCCTCATCATCAGAGGGAGCGTCCGGTCCCTGGATGCGGATCAGAATGGACACAGATCACCGCTGAAATCGGGCTCCATCGGGCAGCTGGCGACCCCACCCAGATCCTTGTCCCGTCTCAGCCTGGGCCAGCTGCCCTCCCCGGTGCCTCCCGGGTCCGCACCCCCAAGTTACCTCTGGCTCGCCGTGCTGTCTTGTCTCTGCCCCGCCTGGCCGCTCAACATATATGCCTTGTGGTATGCACATGTG TCGAGGTCTGTTCTACATACAGGAGATATTGAAGGAGCTAAGAAGTATGGCCGTCTGTCTATGCTGCTCAGCTTTCTGTCGATACTGCTGGGTGTGGCTGTCATCATCTTCTTAGTGTTAACATTAG AGCTCCAGATGTGA